The DNA region CGCCTTGGCGCCAAAGGAGACGAGAACGGCGAGCATGAGCAAGATGCCGTGCTGCTTTGAAAACAGGCCTGCCATCTCAGTTGCTCCTCCCGTTGGCAGGGTCGGCTGCCAGCTTCATGACGCAATCGCGCACGCTTTGCGGTACGGGCAGGGTCTCGATTTCCTCCGGCAGGAACCACCCTGCTTCGACAGCGTCGCTTCGCGCTTGCGCCACGCTGTCATCGACCGCATCAACGCGGAAGACGGAGAGCAGATAGTGGCTACCGGCAATGCCAGGCTCCGGAAGCAGTTCATAAGTCTCGAATAGCCGCGGATTGCATCCAACCACACCTGTTTCCTCTTCCAGCTCCCTCAGCGCAGTCTCGGCCGGCGACTCACCGGGCTCGGCCCGTCCGCCGGGAAAGGCATAGAGATCGGCGGCTGGAGGGTTTCCCCGACGCACCAGGAGATAGCGCCCCGCCCGTTCGACAACGGCAGAGGAGGCGAGGCGGGGTTGACTCATGATACGGCAATGCTCCGGTCTGTGGTGCCGCTGTCAGGCGAAGCAGCGGCGCTCACGAATATCGCGGCTTTTGGACGAGCCTGCAAGCCGCCGCTGTCCTTGACCCTCGGCCTCACGACTGCCATCTAAGCTCCATGTGTGGACGTTTCGCATTGACCGCGAGCCCGGAAGAGGTGCGCGAAATTCTCGGCCTGATGGAGCTGGAAGCCTTTCCGGCGCGCTACAATATCGCGCCGACGCAGCCGATCCTGGTTGTCGTGGCGGGGCCACCGTCAGAACCGGGCAGCAACAGGCCCGACCGTATCGCCGCGCTCGTGCGCTGGGGGCTGATCCCCTCCTGGGTCAAGGATCCGGCGGAGTTCACGCTGTTGATCAACGCGCGCTCCGAGACTGCCATCGACAAGGCCTCTTTCCGGGCGGCCATGCGCCATCGGCGAATCCTGGTGCCGACGTCGGGATTTTACGAATGGCATCGTCCGCCGAAGGAAAGTGGAGAAAAACCCCAGGCCTACTGGATCAGACCGAAGCAGGGCGGCGTCGTCTGCTTTGGCGGACTGATGGAAACCTATATGTCGAAGGATGGAGCAGAGCTCGATACGGGCTGCATTCTGACCGTCGGCGCCAACAGGACGATCGGTGCGATCCATGACCGCATGCCGGTGGTCATTGCGCCGGAGGACTATACGCGTTGGCTCGACTGCCGCAGCGGTGAACCGCGTGACGTGGTTGATCTCATGAAGCCGGCCCAGGAGGATTTCTTCGAGGCGATACCGGTTTCGGACCTCGTCAACAAGGTGGCCAATGTCGGCCCGGAGCTTCAGACCCCCGTAACGCCACGCGCAACGACTTCCAAGCCAGCGCCGGCAAAGCCCGGCGACGGACAGATGAGCCTGTTCTAAGAGAGGCCTTTCGGCCCTCAGGCGACCTTGGCGGCCGGCTTGCGCTTCAGCATCAGCGCCGCAGCGACCACGGCCTTGAGGGCGAGCGGACGGTAATTGGCGGCGAGATTGTGGTTGGCCGGCTTCTGCTGTTCGGCTTCGGTGGTGTTCGACATTGTCATTGTCCTCTGGATGATTCCTGACCCGGTATTTTCTTGTGCGGCTCTCTCTGCGGAGAACATGACAAAAGCGTGACCGAGTCTGTGACTCAAGTCAAATTTCAACAAAAGCGAAACAAATAGAGAGCCCCGCGCAAGCTTCTGGGCCTGGCGGGGCGTATTTGTTTATAATTCATTAAGAGTTAGGCGGGTCAGACGCCTCGATCGATTTCGGACAGACCCTTCTCGGCTGTCTCTTCGCCGATGGTCAAAGTGCCGTAGCGTTTGTGCCAGTTGCGGGCCCCGAGCGGCAGCGAACCGAGATAAAGAACCACCGTCACCACAAGTACCTGCCAGGTGAAGCTCATCAGCAGGGCCACATAAAGCACGACGCCGAGGATCATCGGAAACACCAGATCGCGGCGAATATGGCTGGTTTCCGACTTGCCGGACCAAACGGGAAGGCGACTGACGAGCAGATAGGCAATGACAATCGTATAGGCCGTGCTGAAATAGGCGAAGGTCAACGTCATCTGCACGT from Rhizobium glycinendophyticum includes:
- a CDS encoding NUDIX hydrolase, encoding MSQPRLASSAVVERAGRYLLVRRGNPPAADLYAFPGGRAEPGESPAETALRELEEETGVVGCNPRLFETYELLPEPGIAGSHYLLSVFRVDAVDDSVAQARSDAVEAGWFLPEEIETLPVPQSVRDCVMKLAADPANGRSN
- a CDS encoding SOS response-associated peptidase gives rise to the protein MCGRFALTASPEEVREILGLMELEAFPARYNIAPTQPILVVVAGPPSEPGSNRPDRIAALVRWGLIPSWVKDPAEFTLLINARSETAIDKASFRAAMRHRRILVPTSGFYEWHRPPKESGEKPQAYWIRPKQGGVVCFGGLMETYMSKDGAELDTGCILTVGANRTIGAIHDRMPVVIAPEDYTRWLDCRSGEPRDVVDLMKPAQEDFFEAIPVSDLVNKVANVGPELQTPVTPRATTSKPAPAKPGDGQMSLF